A single genomic interval of Pyrus communis chromosome 5, drPyrComm1.1, whole genome shotgun sequence harbors:
- the LOC137734194 gene encoding uncharacterized protein has product MNRFGMGIKLDMQKAYDRVEWDFLDAVMEKMGFCSRWRSLIRGCVSSVKFDVLLNGQAGSTFAPSRGLRQGDPLSPYLFILVGEVLSRLIQDEKNCRNLSNLLTRFCVALGQKVNLMKSSVFFGANIPNAIAAHLGNTLGMAVVSNPGTYLGVPAIWGRTKKHGLAYVKGRIMEKMQGWKQSTLSQVRKEVLIKAVVQAIPAYPMSIFKFPTVVCHELDDLDTRLSTAHCVPKALWKVIWKLEVPSKLCHFLWLTVHNCLPTRAALFRRKFSPSTACPICCCHVETIKHLFLCCSWVEPIWFGGALNYKVDRSTFPAWVDWLQAVLSPAFCNSADAKWRQSYIVFTCWCIWKARCDFVFNRVPIIPSKVPVAVSSALGSFLGVNAVLGPCKLGGIGRAAQVSRWCAPASPFLKINVDASWSKVSKLGFVGVIMRDKDMRFVAAARYSLRAPSAAAVEAMAFLRGCELGAVLGVNYVIMESDSLEAINCLSCSLSMGSWESFPVLARVKQLGGGEFQNCR; this is encoded by the exons ATGAATAGATTTGGGATGGGCATTAAACTTGATATGCAGAAGGCTTATGACAGGGTTGAATGGGATTTTCTGGATGCAGTTATGGAAAAAATGGGTTTCTGTAGTAGGTGGAGATCGCTTATTCGCGGATGTGTTTCTTCAGTGAAGTTTGATGTTCTTCTTAATGGGCAAGCTGGGTCGACTTTTGCTCCCTCACGAGGTCTTCGTCAGGGGGAtcctctttctccttatttatttattttagtgggGGAGGTCCTCTCTAGACTGATTCAGG ATGAGAAAAACTGCCGGAATTTGAGCAATCTGCTTACTAGATTCTGTGTGGCTTTGGGGCAGAAGGTGAATTTAATGAAATCTAGTGTTTTCTTTGGGGCTAACATTCCGAATGCGATTGCTGCCCACTTGGGGAATACTCTTGGTATGGCTGTGGTTAGCAATCCGGGGACCTATTTGGGGGTTCCTGCTATATGGGGTCGTACGAAAAAGCATGGCCTTGCTTATGTGAAGGGGAGAATAATGGAAAAGATGCAAGGGTGGAAGCAAAGTACGTTATCCCAAGTCAGAAAAGAGGTGTTAATTAAGGCTGTTGTCCAAGCTATTCCGGCTTACCCTATGAGTATTTTCAAATTCCCCACCGTTGTTTGTCATGAGCTGGATGATTTG GATACTCGGCTATCTACTGCTCACTGTGTCCCCAAGGCGTTATGGAAAGTTATTTGGAAGCTTGAGGTGCCTTCTAAGTTGTGCCATTTCCTGTGGCTCACTGTGCACAATTGCCTTCCTACGCGTGCTGCTCTTTTTCGTCGAAAGTTCTCACCATCCACAGCCTGTCCTATTTGCTGCTGCCATGTTGAAACCATTAAGCatcttttcctttgttgctCTTGGGTTGAGCCTATTTGGTTTGGAGGGGCGTTGAATTATAAAGTTGACCGGTCTACTTTTCCTGCTTGGGTGGATTGGCTTCAGGCAGTTTTGTCTCCAGCTTTTTGTAACTCCGCTGATGCCAAGTGGAGGCAatcttatattgtttttacttgTTGGTGCATTTGGAAGGCTCGCTGTGATTTTGTGTTCAATAGGGTGCCTATAATTCCTTCTAAAGTCCCGGTTGCTGTCTCTTCCGCTCTGGGTTCTTTTTTAGGTGTGAACGCAGTGTTGGGGCCTTGCAAATTGGGCGGGATTGGACGGGCTGCCCAGGTTTCTCGGTGGTGTGCTCCGGCCTCTCCTTTTTTGAAGATTAATGTGGACGCTAGTTGGTCCAAGGTCTCCAAATTGGGCTTTGTTGGGGTGATTATGCGGGATAAGGATATGAGGTTTGTGGCTGCCGCGCGGTATTCTCTCAGAGCTCCTTCAGCTGCTGCTGTGGAGGCTATGGCGTTCCTGCGTGGGTGTGAGTTGGGAGCTGTTTTAGGTGTTAATTATGTCATTATGGAATCAGACTCACTTGAAGCTATTAATTGTTTGTCTTGTTCTTTGTCTATGGGCAGTTGGGAGTCTTTCCCTGTGTTGGCTCGAGTCAAGCAGCTGGGGGGGGGGGAGTTTCAGAACTGCCGCTAG
- the LOC137734750 gene encoding very-long-chain aldehyde decarbonylase CER1-like, whose amino-acid sequence MATTPGILTDWPWTPLGSFKHVVVAPWIIHGAYSYFVNDKKDKDLSYFLIFPFMLWRFLHNQLWISLSRYRTAKGNGRIVDKGLEFEQVDRERNWDDQILFNGILFYLGSRHLPGAANLPYWRTDGIILTILLHAGPVEFLYYWLHRALHHHFLYSRYHSHHHSSIVTEPITSVIHPFAEHISYFILFAIPMLTTIYTGTSSIVSFAGYVSYIDFMNNMGHCNFELIPKWLFTIFPPLKYLLYTPSYHSLHHTHFRTNYCLFMPIYDYVYGTMDKSSDSLYDTSLKREEESPDVLHLTHLTTPESIFHLPLGFAALASRPYTRTWYLWLMWPVTLWSMMITWIHGRTFVVDRHRFDKLRLQTWAIPKYSLQYFMQWQNEAINGLIEDAILEAEEKGVKVLSLGLLNQGEELNRNGGLYVQRHPHLKIKVVDGSSLAVAVILDSIPKGTTQVVLRGKLTKVAYAIAFALSQKGVQVGVLYQAEYLKLTKSLGTESNLVVAKSNAQKIWLVGDGMIEKEQMSAPRGTLFVPFSQFPPKKLRKDCFYHYTPAMKTPTSLENVHACENWLPRRVMSAWRVAGIVHALEGWKEHDCGYTMSNIDKVWQASLVHGFQPLTISTIHTKNQ is encoded by the exons ATGGCTACTACTCCCGGAATTCTCACCGACTGGCCATGGACTCCTCTTGGAAGCTTTAAG CATGTGGTCGTGGCTCCTTGGATCATTCATGGTGCATACTCGTATTTCGTTAACGATAAGAAAGATAAAGATTTATCTTATTTCCTCATATTTCCATTTATGCTGTGGAGGTTTCTCCACAACCAGTTATGGATCTCTCTTTCTCGATATCGGACGGCCAAGGGCAATGGCCGGATTGTTGACAAGGGTCTTGAATTCGAGCAAGTTGACAGAGAAAGAAACTG GGATGATCAAATATTGTTCAATGGAATTCTATTCTATCTGGGGAGCAGACACTTACCTGGGGCTGCAAACCTGCCATATTGGAGGACAGATGGAATTATTCTAACGATTCTACTTCATGCCGGTCCAGTGGAGTTTCTCTACTACTGGCTCCACAGAGCACTTCACCACCATTTCCTATACTCTCGCTACCATTCACATCACCATTCCTCCATTGTCACTGAGCCAATCACTT CTGTGATTCACCCATTTGCGGAGCACATCTCATATTTCATACTCTTTGCTATACCAATGTTGACAACTATATACACCGGGACATCTTCTATCGTAAGCTTTGCTGGTTATGTAAGTTATATCGACTTTATGAACAACATGGGACATTGCAATTTTGAGCTCATTCCAAAGTGGCTCTTCACCATTTTCCCTCCTCTCAAGTATCTCCTTTACACCCCATC GTACCATTCTTTGCACCACACGCATTTCAGGACCAATTACTGTCTCTTCATGCCAATCTACGACTACGTATATGGCACCATGGACAAATCAAGCGATTCACTCTATGATACTTCACTCAAGAGGGAGGAGGAATCGCCAGATGTCCTCCATCTAACCCATCTAACCACACCCGAGTCCATCTTTCATCTACCCCTAGGATTTGCTGCCTTAGCCTCTAGGCCCTACACAAGGACGTGGTACTTGTGGCTGATGTGGCCTGTGACATTGTGGTCTATGATGATAACTTGGATCCACGGCCGTACATTTGTTGTCGACAGGCACCGCTTTGACAAGCTCAGATTACAGACTTGGGCCATTCCCAAGTACAGTTTGCAA TACTTTATGCAATGGCAAAATGAAGCTATCAATGGTTTGATTGAGGACGCCATACTTGAAGCAGAGGAAAAGGGTGTCAAGGTTTTAAGCCTAGGTCTCTTGAACCAG GGTGAGGAGTTGAATAGAAATGGCGGTCTCTACGTTCAAAGGCATCCACATCTCAAAATCAAGGTGGTGGATGGAAGTAGCTTGGCTGTGGCAGTAATCTTAGACAGCATTCCAAAAGGGACAACCCAAGTTGTTCTTAGAGGCAAACTCACAAAGGTTGCTTATGCCATTGCCTTTGCTTTGAGCCAGAAGGGTGTCCAG GTAGGTGTGTTATACCAGGCTGAGTATTTGAAGCTCACCAAATCACTAGGCACTGAAAGTAATTTGGTTGTTGCAAAAAGCAATGCCCAAAAG ATATGGTTAGTGGGTGATGGAATGATCGAGAAAGAACAGATGAGTGCACCAAGAGGAACATTATTTGTTCCCTTCTCACAATTCCCACCCAAAAAATTGCGCAAGGACTGCTTCTATCACTACACTCCAGCAATGAAGACTCCCACATCTCTTGAGAATGTTCACGCTTGCGAG AACTGGTTGCCAAGAAGGGTGATGAGTGCATGGCGAGTAGCAGGAATAGTGCATGCCTTGGAAGGTTGGAAGGAGCATGATTGTGGTTACACCATGTCCAATATCGACAAAGTTTGGCAAGCAAGTCTTGTGCATGGGTTTCAGCCTCTGACGATCAGTACCATTCACACCAAAAATCAGTGA
- the LOC137734629 gene encoding uncharacterized protein: MLPRRLSAIFGGLGSNAKALTSDLLPTLKLQTDKEVYRPGDPIVITVEISNPSRYDGSAYSLLIERLGFEIKGIEKLDSQWFATQKPTTGSKQRRGEYVFMECSTPALVTNQIVSPGGTKSYVVRSLLAPVIPPSYKGATLRYMYYVRSTMSGQWLILENPHSRGESVKDFPEMEARVPIQVWVTQKTSGLGMEEGQTDGIVPSATIQMDMYWKEMDGDSDWVRANDIYDGVEEGYESSKDEISSVSSYNPMKEHINRTFGSSLSLQSQRSSNKDSPYLEGERTSLSSNLAIRRLSVAEVLYDTGPDLSLPLNSSSIGSPSQLQKLTKRLSLDDETRASSSPASGVVETLASEGFIRGRSYNIRLDDRVLLRFSPKNSDSNYYFSDMIGGTLTFFHEEGARRCLEVSITLETSETISRRFVHPSRRNSPTITKIQSDHYEVVADLVQTSFLFSIPMDGPMSFSTPHVSVQWVLRCEFFTTPKNVDWTRYEHPLLIEGRDKSEWVLPITVHAPPAVGPTGHARNEKSLIGNLAGA, from the exons ATGTTGCCGCGCAGGTTGTCCGCCATTTTCGGAGGCCTCGGTTCCAACGCCAAGGCTCTGACCAGCGACCTCCTCCCCACTCTCAAGCTACAAACCGATAAGGAAGTCTACAGGCCCGGCGATCCCATCGTCATCACCGTCGAGATTTCAAATCCTAGCAGATATGACGGTTCGGCTTACTCGCTCTTGATTGAGCGCCTAGGGTTTGAGATCAAGGGCATTGAGAAGCTCGATTCGCAGTGGTTCGCCACGCAGAAACCGACCACCGGATCCAAACAGAGGAGAG GTGAATATGTGTTCATGGAGTGCTCAACTCCTGCGCTGGTTACGAATCAGATTGTTTCGCCCGGGGGTACAAAATCAT ATGTGGTGCGGTCGTTGCTGGCCCCTGTTATACCACCATCGTACAAAGGTGCTACCCTTCGATATATGTATTATGTTAGAAGTACAATGTCTGGACAATGGCTGATATTGGAGAATCCCCACTCTCGTGGAGAATCAGTGAAAGATTTTCCTGAAATG GAAGCTCGTGTTCCAATACAAGTATGGGTCACTCAGAAAACCAGTGGATTGGGAATGGAAGAAGGTCAAACAGATG GGATTGTGCCTTCTGCAACCATCCAAATGGATATGTATTGGAAAGAGATGGATGGCGACTCTGATTGG GTGAGAGCTAATGACATATATGATGGGGTTGAAGAAGGTTATGAAAGCTCAAAGGATGAGATCTCATCCGTTTCTTCATACAATCCTATGAAAGAACATATAAACAGAACATTTGGAAGTTCACTATCCTTGCAGTCACAAAGGTCTTCAAATAAGGATAGCCCTTATCTTGAAGGAGAGCGTACAAGTTTATCTTCAAATCTAGCAATCCGACGACTCTCTGTGGCTGAAGTCTTATACGACACTGGTCCTG ATCTTTCATTGCCCCTGAATTCATCTTCTATTGGCTCTCCAAGCCAGCTGCAGAAGCTTACAAAACGTCTTTCTTTGGATGATGAAACAAGGGCATCTTCTTCACCAGCATCTGGAGTTGTTGAAACCTTAGCAT CAGAAGGCTTCATTCGAGGCAGGTCATACAATATCAGGCTGGATGACCGAGTTCTGCTTAGATTTTCCCCAAAAAATTCTGATTCCAATTATTACTTCAGTGATATG ATTGGGGGAACTCTTACTTTCTTTCATGAAGAAGGAGCTAGAAGATGCCTTGAG GTTTCTATAACGCTGGAGACTTCAGAAACTATTAGTCGGCGATTTGTCCATCCTTCTCGGAGGAATTCTCCCACAATTACAAAG attCAGAGTGATCATTATGAGGTCGTTGCGGATTTGGTGCAGACAAGTTTTCTTTTCTCCATTCCCATGGATGGGCCTATGTCTTTTTCCACTCCCCATGTTTCTGTACAATGGGTACTTCGATGTGAATTTTTTACCACTCCGAAGAATGTGGATTGGACTAG GTACGAGCATCCTCTTTTGATAGAGGGAAGAGACAAAAGTGAGTGGGTTCTGCCAATCACCGTGCATGCACCTCCGGCTGTGGGACCCACTGGTCACGCCCGAAATGAGAAGTCTCTCATTGGAAACCTTGCGGGTGCATAA
- the LOC137734599 gene encoding uncharacterized protein codes for MACCTSAPPLPPPLSNPCGSGSVKPSRLSWASSFPNFGVSFNCTTSPPNRIHTPNKDSFIRAAWTRRSRGEAANRPNRKSWSQRTDMYMRPFLLDVFFSKRFIHAKVMHRGTSKVISVASTNSKDLRFSLPSLTDNEACRVVGNLIAERCKDADVFAMSFEPKKNERIEGRLGIVLDTIKDNGIIFV; via the exons ATGGCCTGCTGCACATCAGCTCCTCCTCTGCCGCCGCCGCTGTCAAACCCCTGTGGAAGTGGTTCGGTGAAACCCAGCCGGCTCTCATGGGCATCTTCCTTTCCCAACTTCGGCGTCTCCTTCAATTGCACCACAAGCCCTCCTAATCGCATTCACACCCCCAACAAG GATTCCTTCATTCGAGCTGCATGGACCCGGAGATCTCGAGGCGAGGCTGCAAATAGACCTAATAGGAAATCATGGAGTCAAAGGACAGATATGTACATGAGGCCATTTTTACTGGATGTTTTCTTTTCGAAACGATTCATCCATGCCAAAGTGATGCACAGGGGTACCAGCAAAGTGATATCCGTGGCCAGCACAAACTCCAAGGATTTGAGGTTTTCGTTGCCATCGCTTACCGATAACGAAGCATGTCGAGTGGTAGGAAACCTGATTGCAGAGAGGTGCAAGGATGCTGATGTTTTTGCAATGTCTTTTGAACCCAAAAAGAATGAGAGGATCGAGGGTAGGCTTGGAATCGTTCTCGATACCATTAAGGATAATGGCATCATATTTGTTTAG
- the LOC137734598 gene encoding UMP-CMP kinase 3-like encodes MGTVVDDGKKEAQQEAQQEAHGSLADLNPTVVFVLGGPGSGKGTQCANIVEHFGFTHLSAGDLLRAEIKSGSENGTMISDMIKEGKIVPSEVTIKLLERAMLENGNDKFLIDGFPRNEENRAAFEDVAKIEPSFVLYFDCSEEEMERRLLGRNQGREDDNVETIRKRFKVFQESSLPVIEYYNSKGKVRKIDARRPIEEVYESVKAIFAPKDEKAD; translated from the exons ATGGGTACAGTTGTTGATGACGGAAAGAAG GAGGCTCAGCAGGAGGCTCAGCAGGAGGCTCATGGAAGCTTAGCTGATCTGAACCCTACAGTTGTTTTTGTATTGG GTGGCCCAGGCAGCGGAAAGGGTACTCAATGTGCAAACATTGTTGAGCACTTTGGCTTTACCCATCTCAGTGCTGGCGATCTTCTTAGAGCAGAAATCAAATCTGGCTCTGAAAATGG GACCATGATTTCGGATATGATTAAAGAAGGAAAGATTGTTCCTTCCGAAGTAACAATTAAACTTCTTGAACGAGCAATGCTGGAAAATGGTAATGATAAGTTTCTCATTGATGGGTTTCCCCGTAATGAGGAAAATCGTGCTGCATTTGAAGATGTG GCTAAAATCGAGCCTTCATTTGTCTTGTATTTTGACTGTTCTGAAGAAGAGATGGAGAGGCGGCTTTTGGGTAGGAACcag GGAAGAGAGGATGATAACGTAGAAACAATAAGGAAGCGGTTTAAGGTTTTCCAAGAATCTAGTCTCCCTGTGATAGAGTACTACAACTCCAAGGGGAAAGTTCGGAAG ATTGATGCCAGAAGGCCTATTGAAGAGGTTTATGAGTCAGTAAAAGCTATTTTTGCACCAAAAGATGAGAAG GCCGATTAA